Proteins encoded together in one Mycobacterium noviomagense window:
- a CDS encoding SCO6745 family protein: MQRKPELARRFYDRFEPIHAVTYFAPEARAALDALGYRGFWMGYFAARSAPLGPVPPPVVTALFYNFAPARVAKALPAAWDIAGPQLALQAREESAVAALHRYGVHGDDENICAAVELVVKAAQAASVDGRALYAANLALPWPTDPVAALWHATTLLREHRGDGHVAALAAAGVSGRESNVLHAAAGAVPADYIKRTRHYEDAEWLSCQQSLADRGLLNGDGSLSAAGIEIKHHVEDTTDALSLRAFDGLDDDEITTLLDALTPIARTVIAGGDMPATTPMSLRRDF, from the coding sequence GTGCAACGTAAACCAGAACTCGCCCGCCGCTTCTACGATCGCTTCGAACCCATTCATGCCGTCACCTACTTCGCGCCCGAGGCGCGCGCCGCCTTGGACGCGTTGGGCTATCGCGGATTCTGGATGGGCTACTTCGCTGCGCGGTCGGCGCCGCTGGGGCCGGTGCCGCCGCCCGTTGTCACGGCGCTGTTCTACAACTTCGCGCCGGCGCGCGTAGCCAAAGCCCTTCCCGCGGCGTGGGACATCGCCGGCCCGCAGCTGGCGCTGCAGGCTCGTGAAGAGTCCGCGGTGGCCGCGCTACACCGATACGGCGTGCACGGCGACGACGAGAATATCTGCGCTGCAGTCGAATTAGTCGTCAAAGCGGCGCAGGCAGCGTCCGTGGACGGTCGGGCGCTGTATGCGGCAAACCTGGCGCTGCCCTGGCCGACCGATCCGGTGGCCGCGCTGTGGCATGCGACCACTCTGCTGCGCGAGCATCGCGGCGACGGCCATGTCGCGGCGCTGGCCGCCGCCGGGGTCTCCGGGCGGGAATCCAATGTGCTGCATGCCGCGGCCGGAGCGGTGCCCGCGGACTACATCAAACGCACCCGCCACTACGAGGACGCCGAGTGGCTCTCCTGCCAACAAAGCCTCGCCGACCGCGGACTGCTGAATGGCGACGGCTCGCTTTCTGCCGCCGGCATCGAGATCAAACACCACGTCGAGGACACCACCGATGCGCTGTCGCTGCGCGCGTTCGACGGTCTTGACGACGATGAAATCACAACGCTGCTCGACGCTTTGACGCCGATCGCCCGCACCGTGATCGCCGGTGGCGACATGCCGGCCACCACACCGATGAGCCTGCGGCGTGATTTCTGA
- the mtnC gene encoding acireductone synthase, producing the protein MIAAIVLDIEGTTSPARSVREDLYGYTRKRLAQWLSENRDGAASSVIAATRELAGQPDADTAEIAEILRGWLDSDVKAEPLKIAQGLICAEGFRSGALHGEFFDDVPPALSAWHDAGIALCVYSSGSVRNQQDWFAHARGGSLASLISGWFDLTTAGPKRDAASYRKIAEAIGRPAEQILLLSDLADELDAAAAAGWSVLGVTRPGEPNAPRSPHRWISSFAEVDVLSSLR; encoded by the coding sequence ATGATCGCGGCCATCGTTCTCGATATCGAGGGCACCACCAGTCCCGCCCGCTCGGTGCGGGAGGATCTGTACGGCTATACCAGGAAGCGCCTTGCGCAGTGGCTGTCCGAAAACCGTGATGGTGCAGCTTCATCGGTGATCGCCGCCACCCGCGAGCTCGCCGGACAACCCGACGCCGACACCGCGGAGATCGCCGAAATCTTGCGCGGCTGGCTGGATTCGGATGTGAAAGCAGAGCCACTGAAAATCGCGCAAGGTCTGATCTGCGCCGAAGGTTTCCGCAGCGGCGCCCTGCACGGCGAATTCTTCGACGACGTGCCGCCCGCACTGAGCGCGTGGCACGACGCCGGCATCGCGCTCTGCGTGTACTCCTCGGGTTCAGTGCGCAACCAACAAGATTGGTTCGCTCACGCCCGCGGCGGGTCGCTGGCGTCGTTGATCAGCGGCTGGTTCGACCTCACCACCGCAGGCCCGAAACGCGACGCTGCGTCCTACCGGAAGATCGCCGAAGCCATCGGGCGGCCCGCGGAGCAGATTCTGTTGCTGTCCGACCTCGCCGACGAACTCGACGCTGCAGCGGCCGCCGGCTGGTCGGTGCTCGGCGTGACCCGACCTGGCGAGCCGAACGCGCCGCGGTCCCCGCACCGCTGGATCAGTTCCTTCGCCGAGGTGGATGTGCTGTCGTCGCTGCGTTGA
- a CDS encoding dienelactone hydrolase family protein: MTTIEIDTPAGPIDALLSVPDGQGPFPGVVVIHDAIGYEPDKRQISDHIAAAGYVAITPNLFARGGRARCLMKVFRDLFSKQGAAFDDILAARDYLQSRPECSGRIGIAGFCMGGQFALVMAPKGFGASAPFYGTPLPRHLDEALDGACPIVASFGSRDPLGIGAPNKLHRLLNHKGIPNDVKVYPRAGHSFANKLPAQPLLRITGFGYNEAASQDAWARVFAFFGEHLGKAAPA; this comes from the coding sequence ATGACGACCATCGAGATTGACACCCCGGCCGGTCCCATCGATGCGCTGTTGAGTGTTCCCGACGGGCAGGGTCCGTTTCCGGGCGTCGTGGTGATTCACGACGCGATTGGCTACGAACCCGACAAGCGGCAGATCTCCGATCACATCGCGGCGGCGGGATATGTGGCGATCACGCCCAATCTGTTCGCGCGCGGCGGCAGGGCTCGCTGCTTGATGAAGGTGTTTCGGGACCTGTTCAGCAAGCAGGGTGCCGCGTTTGACGACATCCTGGCCGCCCGCGACTACCTGCAGTCACGACCGGAATGTTCGGGCCGGATCGGCATCGCCGGCTTTTGCATGGGCGGACAGTTCGCATTGGTCATGGCCCCCAAGGGGTTTGGCGCCTCGGCACCGTTCTACGGCACACCGCTCCCCCGTCACCTCGACGAAGCCCTCGACGGCGCGTGCCCGATCGTGGCCAGCTTCGGGAGCCGCGACCCGCTCGGGATCGGCGCACCCAATAAGCTGCACCGGCTTCTCAACCACAAGGGCATCCCCAACGATGTGAAGGTCTATCCCCGCGCCGGGCACAGCTTTGCCAACAAACTGCCCGCCCAGCCGCTGTTGCGCATCACCGGTTTCGGCTACAACGAGGCGGCCAGCCAGGATGCCTGGGCGCGGGTATTCGCATTCTTCGGCGAACATCTGGGGAAGGCCGCGCCGGCGTAG
- the lnt gene encoding apolipoprotein N-acyltransferase produces the protein MARTPKWLPRGGRFNDVTEIIPAIGDDDTGTDVADDDAGTDDTPDGRHETAVDDDAASSEEADHGQRVAPRQRLADLGAAILGWLRTVLLPRLVKALLPRLPRLAMTVAAGLLLCASFPSFNWWWAAIVAFALLAWVLTRPATTLLGGLGYGYLFGLVFYLSLLPWIADLVGAMPLTALVIVCAVFPALFGLLAVVVRRLPGWPIWFALLWAAQEWAKCTVPFGGFPWGVVAAGQTEGPFLPLVRLGGVSVLSTAIVLTGCSLTAITLEIVAWWGHSRTTGATAAGATDTAEAPPAVVLPGICICLVLLASIIVWPPVRRSGAGADNDPTVTVAAVQGNVPRLGLDFNAQRLAVLHNHVRETIRLAEDVHAGRAPQPQFVVWPEDASEIDPLLNADAAQQITAAVDAIGAPILVGTLTDVPGAAGAKPAARNTVIVWNPRTGPGERHDKQIVQPFGEYLPWRGFFRHLTALADWASNIVPGESAGVVHAAGVPVGVATCWEVIFDRALRESVHNGAQVLAVPANNANFNQRMSEQQLAFAKLRAVELDRYVVVASNTGISAVVAPDGRELVRTDFFVPAYLDNQVRLKTTTTPAAGLGPIVQWVLVGAAVAVVLAAIRHNGWFPRPKRSRSTDDSIAPGDRSDAPPDDGEDAASDADDDETPAAGGRHAARSGPDKGAT, from the coding sequence ATGGCTAGGACACCCAAGTGGCTGCCTCGCGGCGGGCGGTTCAACGACGTCACCGAGATCATCCCGGCGATCGGTGACGACGACACCGGCACCGACGTCGCTGACGACGATGCCGGAACCGACGACACCCCCGACGGTCGGCACGAGACTGCGGTCGACGACGACGCCGCCTCGTCAGAAGAAGCAGACCACGGCCAGCGGGTAGCACCGCGACAGCGACTGGCTGACCTCGGCGCCGCGATCCTTGGCTGGCTGCGCACCGTGCTGCTGCCACGCTTGGTCAAGGCCCTGCTGCCTCGGCTGCCGCGGCTCGCGATGACGGTCGCGGCCGGTTTACTGCTGTGCGCCAGCTTCCCGAGCTTCAACTGGTGGTGGGCCGCCATCGTCGCGTTCGCGCTGCTGGCCTGGGTCCTCACCCGCCCGGCCACCACACTGCTCGGCGGCCTGGGATACGGCTATCTGTTCGGGCTGGTGTTCTATCTGTCCTTGCTGCCCTGGATCGCCGACCTCGTCGGCGCGATGCCATTGACAGCGCTGGTCATCGTGTGCGCAGTGTTTCCCGCCCTCTTCGGCCTGCTGGCCGTGGTGGTACGGCGACTGCCCGGTTGGCCTATCTGGTTCGCGCTGCTGTGGGCGGCCCAGGAGTGGGCGAAATGCACGGTGCCCTTCGGCGGGTTTCCGTGGGGCGTGGTGGCTGCCGGCCAAACCGAGGGACCGTTTCTGCCGCTGGTCCGCCTCGGCGGCGTGTCGGTGTTGTCGACTGCGATCGTGCTGACCGGTTGCAGCCTGACCGCGATCACGCTGGAAATCGTGGCGTGGTGGGGACACAGCCGCACCACCGGAGCCACCGCCGCCGGAGCCACCGACACCGCGGAAGCGCCTCCCGCGGTCGTATTGCCCGGGATCTGCATCTGCCTGGTGCTGTTGGCCAGCATCATCGTGTGGCCGCCGGTCCGGCGTTCCGGGGCGGGGGCCGACAATGACCCAACCGTCACCGTCGCCGCAGTGCAGGGCAACGTCCCCCGACTCGGGTTGGACTTCAACGCGCAACGGCTGGCGGTGCTGCACAACCACGTCCGGGAAACCATCCGGCTCGCCGAAGACGTCCATGCCGGTCGCGCACCGCAACCGCAGTTCGTCGTCTGGCCCGAGGACGCCTCGGAAATCGACCCGCTGCTCAACGCGGACGCCGCCCAGCAGATCACCGCTGCCGTCGACGCGATCGGAGCGCCGATCCTGGTCGGCACGCTGACCGACGTTCCTGGCGCGGCCGGCGCCAAACCGGCCGCCCGAAACACGGTGATCGTGTGGAACCCGAGAACCGGGCCGGGCGAGCGCCACGACAAGCAGATCGTGCAGCCGTTCGGCGAGTACCTCCCCTGGCGGGGATTCTTCCGCCATCTCACCGCGCTGGCCGACTGGGCGAGCAATATTGTGCCCGGCGAAAGCGCCGGAGTGGTGCACGCTGCTGGCGTTCCCGTCGGCGTGGCCACCTGCTGGGAAGTGATCTTCGACCGCGCCCTGCGCGAATCCGTCCACAACGGCGCGCAGGTGCTGGCCGTGCCCGCCAACAACGCCAACTTCAACCAGCGGATGAGCGAGCAGCAGCTGGCCTTCGCCAAGCTTCGCGCTGTGGAACTCGACCGCTACGTCGTCGTCGCCAGCAACACCGGGATCAGCGCAGTCGTCGCGCCGGACGGCCGCGAGCTGGTACGCACCGACTTCTTCGTGCCCGCCTACCTGGACAACCAGGTGCGGCTCAAGACCACGACGACGCCGGCCGCAGGCTTGGGACCGATCGTGCAATGGGTTCTGGTGGGAGCCGCCGTGGCGGTAGTGCTCGCCGCCATAAGGCACAATGGGTGGTTCCCGCGTCCCAAGCGCAGCCGGTCCACCGACGACTCGATTGCGCCTGGCGACCGATCCGACGCCCCGCCAGACGACGGTGAAGACGCCGCGTCCGATGCGGATGATGACGAAACCCCCGCCGCAGGCGGGCGACATGCAGCCCGGTCCGGGCCAGACAAAGGAGCGACATGA
- a CDS encoding amidohydrolase: MPTPVRLLVNGRVHSPSHPEATAMAVRDGVVAWLGSDDVGRDQFPDADVADLDGGFVAPAFVDSHVHLTATGLTLTGLDLRCATSRRHCLKLITDYAAAYPGQPLWGHGWDESAWPENQPPTTADLDAALGDRPAYLTRIDAHSALASTGLRRLIPGLPAGRSAAAQQPLSGDAHHLARATARDLLTTTQLGEARAAALNAAAAAGIVAVHECAGPDIGGLDDWHQLRNTNHAVEVIGYWGQAVTSPAQARAVVEATGAHGLAGDLFVDGALGSHTAWLHAPYHDAPDCTGVCYLDSDAITAHVRACTEAGVTAGFHVIGDAAVSAAVGALERVVDDLGVTAVARCGHRLEHLEMVSAAQAAKLGAWGVIASMQPNFDALWGGDDGLYARRLGIVRGTRLNPFALLASQGVPLAFGSDAPVTALDPWATVRAASAHRTPGSAVSTRAAFAAATRGGWRAAGVRDGLTGTLVPGAPASYAVWEVDELDVSAPDDAVQRWSTDPRSRTPALPRLGPTDTLPRCRQTVHRGAVIYG, encoded by the coding sequence ATGCCGACCCCGGTACGGCTGCTGGTCAACGGCCGCGTCCACAGCCCGTCGCACCCGGAGGCCACCGCGATGGCGGTGCGTGACGGCGTCGTGGCCTGGTTGGGTAGCGACGACGTCGGTCGCGACCAGTTCCCGGACGCGGACGTCGCTGACCTCGACGGCGGCTTCGTCGCACCCGCATTCGTCGACAGCCACGTGCATCTCACCGCCACGGGCCTCACGCTCACCGGGCTGGATCTGCGGTGCGCGACCTCGCGTCGGCACTGTCTAAAGCTGATCACCGACTACGCGGCCGCGTACCCGGGCCAGCCGCTGTGGGGTCACGGGTGGGACGAATCCGCATGGCCGGAAAACCAACCACCGACAACCGCCGACCTCGACGCCGCGCTCGGCGACCGGCCCGCCTACCTGACCCGTATCGACGCGCACTCCGCGCTGGCCTCGACCGGACTGCGGCGGCTGATCCCCGGATTGCCGGCCGGGCGCTCTGCAGCCGCACAGCAGCCGCTGTCCGGCGACGCCCATCACCTGGCCCGCGCTACGGCGCGCGACCTGTTGACGACGACGCAGCTGGGTGAGGCCCGAGCCGCGGCTCTGAACGCCGCCGCCGCGGCCGGCATCGTCGCCGTGCACGAATGTGCCGGCCCGGACATCGGCGGTCTCGACGACTGGCATCAGCTGCGCAACACCAACCACGCCGTCGAGGTGATCGGCTACTGGGGCCAAGCTGTCACCAGCCCAGCCCAAGCCCGGGCCGTCGTGGAGGCCACCGGCGCCCATGGGCTCGCCGGCGATCTGTTCGTCGACGGCGCTCTCGGCTCGCACACCGCGTGGCTGCACGCGCCCTACCACGACGCCCCCGACTGCACGGGGGTCTGCTATCTCGACTCCGATGCGATCACCGCTCATGTGCGGGCGTGCACCGAGGCGGGTGTGACGGCCGGTTTTCACGTCATCGGCGACGCCGCTGTCTCGGCGGCGGTGGGCGCACTGGAACGGGTCGTCGACGATCTCGGCGTCACGGCCGTCGCCCGCTGCGGGCACCGCTTGGAGCACCTCGAGATGGTGAGCGCTGCCCAGGCCGCCAAGCTGGGCGCATGGGGAGTGATCGCAAGCATGCAGCCCAACTTCGATGCGCTGTGGGGCGGTGACGACGGGCTGTATGCCCGCCGCCTCGGGATCGTCCGAGGCACCCGGCTCAACCCGTTTGCGCTGTTAGCATCGCAAGGCGTGCCTCTCGCGTTCGGTTCCGACGCTCCGGTCACGGCCTTGGACCCCTGGGCTACCGTGCGCGCGGCCAGCGCTCACCGCACTCCGGGCAGCGCGGTATCCACGCGGGCCGCGTTTGCTGCCGCCACCCGCGGCGGCTGGCGTGCCGCCGGAGTGCGTGACGGCCTGACGGGCACCTTGGTTCCCGGAGCGCCCGCCTCTTACGCGGTTTGGGAGGTCGATGAACTCGACGTGAGCGCTCCCGACGATGCGGTGCAGCGGTGGTCAACCGACCCGCGGTCGCGGACACCCGCATTGCCACGGCTGGGCCCGACCGATACGTTGCCGCGTTGTCGGCAAACGGTTCACCGGGGTGCGGTCATCTATGGCTAG
- a CDS encoding FxsA family protein, with amino-acid sequence MVSRLFLAYVVIELAAVVALAWTIGIGWTLLILLVTFVGGIAVAGSQVKRYLARLRSPDALTDGVLVALGAVLVVVPGLVSTVAGLLLLLPATRAVARPLVAALAARGVGRPLVILTTLAEQRSRSAQRDVIDGEVLDVTDVGPPAQPRPNP; translated from the coding sequence ATGGTCTCGCGGCTTTTTCTCGCCTACGTGGTCATCGAGCTCGCGGCGGTGGTGGCTCTGGCCTGGACGATCGGCATCGGATGGACGCTGTTGATACTGCTGGTCACCTTTGTTGGCGGCATCGCGGTGGCCGGTTCCCAAGTCAAGCGTTACCTGGCCCGGTTGCGGTCGCCGGATGCGCTCACCGATGGCGTGCTCGTTGCGTTGGGCGCTGTGTTGGTTGTGGTCCCGGGACTGGTCAGCACCGTAGCCGGACTGCTGCTTCTGCTGCCTGCGACCCGGGCGGTGGCACGTCCGCTGGTGGCCGCGCTGGCGGCCCGCGGTGTCGGCCGTCCGCTGGTCATCCTCACCACGCTCGCCGAGCAGCGGTCCCGGTCCGCGCAGCGCGACGTCATCGACGGCGAGGTCCTCGACGTCACCGATGTCGGGCCGCCCGCCCAGCCGCGCCCCAACCCGTAG
- a CDS encoding PPOX class F420-dependent oxidoreductase, with product MPPTFADIAKSRYVLLTTFTKDGRPKPTPIWAAPDRDRLLVITEEKSWKVKRIRNNPQIMLAACDVRGRPKSDPVEATAAILDKSHTAAVYDAIGKRYGILGRVFNWFSKLRGGMENNVGLELRPAR from the coding sequence ATGCCACCCACCTTTGCCGACATCGCGAAATCGCGTTACGTCTTGCTGACTACCTTCACCAAGGACGGCCGGCCCAAGCCGACGCCGATCTGGGCCGCCCCGGACCGCGATCGCCTGCTGGTTATCACCGAAGAAAAGTCGTGGAAAGTCAAGCGAATTCGCAACAATCCGCAGATCATGCTGGCGGCGTGCGATGTGCGTGGGCGGCCGAAGTCCGACCCCGTCGAAGCGACCGCAGCCATCCTGGACAAGTCGCACACGGCTGCCGTCTACGACGCCATCGGCAAGCGCTACGGCATTCTCGGGCGAGTATTCAACTGGTTCAGTAAATTGCGCGGCGGCATGGAAAATAACGTCGGGCTGGAATTGCGGCCCGCCCGTTAG
- the cobN gene encoding cobaltochelatase subunit CobN — MPEPTVVLLSTSDTDLITARASRANYRWANPARLLRDELPELLNGADIAVVRLLGGYQAWQDGIDTVLASGVPAILVSGEQSPDADLTERSTVPAGIAVQTHIYLAQGGVANLRQLHAFLSDTLMMTGYGFSPPVSTPMWGVLERAFAAAAIPGRFDAGRPAAPGSAAVAIGPTIAVLYYRAQQLAGNTAYVEALCDAIEAAGGRPLPVYCASLRTAEPDMLAKLAQADAMVVTVLAAGGVTPAKAAAGGDDDSWNVEHLAALDIPILQGLCLTSSRQQWHDNDDGLSPLDAASQVAVPEFDGRIITVPFSFKEIDEEGLISYVADPERCARVAGLAVRHAQLRRTPAADKRVAIVFSAYPTKHARIGNAVGLDTPASAVKLLRAMREHGYRIGDIPGVDAQDGDALVHALIERGGQDPDWLTSGQLAGNPIRVSAKDYRAWFASLPADFTDAVQKHWGTPPGELFVDRTNNPDGEIVIAAIQAGNVVLMIQPPRGFGDNPVAIYHDPDLPPSHHYLAAYHWLDTGFNAHAVVHLGKHGNLEWLPGKTLGMSAACASDAALGNLPLVYPFLVNDPGEGTQAKRRAHAVLVDHLIPPMARAETYGDIARLEQLLDEHAAVAALDPAKLPAIRQQIWTLIRAAKMDHDLGLTERPEDDSFDDMLLHVDGWLCEIKDVQIRDGLHILGQVPEAQQELDLVLAILRARQLFGGHASVPGLRQALGLAEDGSDERISVDEAEGQARELLQALQDTGWDPDAVERLTDNAEVAAVLRFAASEVVPRLAGSANEIDQVLRALDGRFIAAGPSGSPLRGLVNVLPTGRNFYSVDPKAVPSRLAWETGVALADSLLARYRDDYGCWPRSVGLSVWGTSAMRTAGDDIAEVLALLGVRPVWDDASRRVVNLQSIPLTELSRPRIDVTVRISGFFRDAFPHVVTMLDDAVRLVAELEEPDEDNYVRAHAQTDLQQHGDQRRATTRVFGSKPGTYGAGLLQLIDSRNWRDDADLAQVYTAWGGYAYGRDLDGRPAADDMNRQYRRIAVAAKNTDTREHDIADSDDYFQYHGGMVATVRALTGQSPAAYIGDNTRPDTIRTRTLSEETIRVFRARVVNPRWMTAMRRHGYKGAFEMAATVDYLFGYDATTDVMADWMYEQLTERYVLDAENRKFMAESNPWALHGMAERLLEAVSRGMWSDPQPATLDGLRQVLLETEGDLEG; from the coding sequence GTGCCCGAGCCGACCGTGGTGTTGTTGTCGACGTCCGACACCGACCTGATCACCGCGCGCGCCAGCCGCGCCAACTACCGGTGGGCCAACCCGGCGCGGCTGCTGCGCGATGAGCTGCCCGAGTTGCTCAACGGCGCAGACATTGCGGTTGTCCGCTTACTCGGCGGCTACCAGGCCTGGCAGGACGGCATCGACACAGTGCTGGCCAGCGGGGTGCCGGCGATCCTGGTCAGCGGGGAGCAGTCACCGGACGCCGACCTGACCGAGCGGTCGACAGTGCCCGCGGGGATCGCGGTGCAGACGCACATCTACCTGGCCCAGGGCGGGGTGGCCAACCTGCGCCAACTGCACGCGTTCCTCTCCGACACGTTGATGATGACCGGGTATGGGTTCAGCCCGCCGGTGAGCACACCGATGTGGGGTGTGCTGGAGCGCGCGTTCGCCGCAGCCGCCATCCCCGGCCGGTTTGATGCTGGCCGACCCGCTGCCCCCGGCTCCGCCGCGGTTGCGATCGGCCCGACGATCGCGGTGCTGTACTACCGGGCCCAGCAGCTCGCCGGCAACACCGCCTACGTCGAAGCGCTGTGCGACGCGATTGAAGCCGCAGGCGGTCGACCGCTACCGGTGTATTGCGCATCGCTGCGCACCGCAGAGCCCGACATGCTGGCGAAATTGGCCCAAGCCGACGCAATGGTGGTCACCGTGCTGGCTGCCGGAGGAGTTACGCCGGCCAAAGCCGCAGCCGGCGGCGACGACGATTCATGGAACGTCGAACACCTTGCCGCCCTTGATATCCCGATCCTACAGGGATTGTGCCTGACCAGCTCGCGACAACAATGGCACGACAACGACGACGGGCTCAGCCCGCTGGACGCAGCCAGCCAGGTCGCGGTGCCGGAATTCGACGGCCGCATCATCACAGTGCCGTTCTCGTTCAAAGAAATCGACGAGGAAGGCCTGATCTCCTACGTCGCCGACCCGGAGCGCTGCGCCCGAGTCGCCGGGCTCGCGGTTCGGCACGCCCAGTTACGCCGCACCCCAGCCGCCGACAAGCGGGTGGCGATCGTGTTTTCGGCGTATCCGACCAAGCACGCCCGAATCGGCAACGCGGTTGGTCTCGACACCCCGGCCAGCGCCGTCAAGCTGTTGCGGGCCATGCGTGAGCACGGCTACCGGATTGGCGACATCCCCGGCGTCGACGCCCAAGACGGCGACGCGCTGGTGCATGCGCTGATCGAACGCGGCGGCCAGGATCCGGACTGGCTCACCTCCGGCCAGCTGGCCGGCAACCCAATCCGGGTGTCCGCCAAGGACTATCGCGCTTGGTTCGCGAGCTTGCCCGCTGATTTCACCGACGCGGTCCAAAAACACTGGGGCACGCCGCCCGGTGAGCTGTTCGTCGACCGGACCAACAATCCGGACGGCGAAATCGTCATCGCCGCAATTCAAGCCGGCAACGTGGTGCTGATGATCCAGCCGCCGCGCGGCTTCGGCGACAACCCGGTCGCCATCTACCACGACCCGGATCTGCCGCCCAGCCACCACTATCTGGCCGCCTACCACTGGCTGGACACCGGATTCAACGCCCACGCGGTGGTGCATCTGGGTAAGCACGGCAACCTCGAGTGGCTGCCGGGCAAGACGCTGGGAATGTCGGCGGCCTGCGCCTCCGACGCCGCGCTGGGCAACTTGCCGCTGGTTTACCCGTTCCTGGTCAACGACCCGGGCGAAGGCACCCAGGCCAAACGGCGTGCCCACGCGGTACTCGTCGACCACCTCATCCCGCCGATGGCCCGCGCCGAAACATACGGTGACATCGCCCGATTGGAGCAACTGCTCGACGAACACGCCGCCGTCGCCGCGCTGGACCCGGCCAAGCTGCCCGCGATCCGCCAACAGATCTGGACGCTGATCCGGGCCGCCAAGATGGACCACGACCTCGGGCTGACCGAACGCCCCGAAGACGACTCGTTCGACGACATGCTGCTGCACGTCGACGGGTGGCTGTGTGAGATCAAAGACGTCCAGATCCGCGACGGCCTGCACATCCTGGGGCAGGTTCCAGAAGCCCAGCAAGAACTGGACCTGGTGCTGGCGATCCTGCGGGCCCGGCAGCTCTTCGGCGGCCACGCGTCGGTACCCGGGCTGCGCCAGGCGCTGGGGCTTGCCGAGGACGGCAGCGACGAGCGCATCTCCGTCGACGAGGCCGAAGGCCAAGCCCGCGAACTGCTACAAGCGTTGCAGGACACCGGCTGGGATCCCGACGCGGTCGAGCGGCTGACCGACAATGCCGAGGTGGCGGCCGTGCTGCGCTTCGCCGCGAGCGAAGTGGTGCCCCGGCTGGCCGGTTCGGCGAACGAAATCGACCAAGTGCTCAGGGCATTGGACGGCCGGTTCATCGCGGCCGGGCCGTCAGGGTCGCCGCTGCGCGGCCTGGTCAACGTGCTGCCCACCGGGCGCAACTTCTACTCCGTCGACCCCAAGGCGGTGCCGTCTCGGCTGGCGTGGGAAACCGGTGTGGCACTGGCAGATTCGTTGCTTGCCCGCTACCGCGACGACTACGGGTGCTGGCCGCGGTCGGTTGGCCTTTCCGTGTGGGGCACGTCGGCGATGCGCACTGCTGGCGACGACATCGCCGAAGTCCTTGCGCTGCTTGGTGTCCGACCCGTCTGGGACGACGCGTCACGACGGGTCGTGAACTTACAGTCCATCCCGTTGACGGAACTGAGCCGACCCCGCATCGACGTGACGGTGCGAATCTCTGGGTTCTTCCGCGACGCGTTCCCGCACGTGGTGACCATGCTCGACGACGCCGTGCGGCTGGTCGCCGAACTCGAGGAACCCGACGAGGACAACTACGTACGCGCGCACGCCCAAACCGACCTCCAGCAGCACGGCGACCAGAGACGCGCCACCACAAGGGTTTTCGGATCCAAGCCGGGCACGTACGGGGCCGGCCTGTTGCAGCTTATCGACAGCCGCAACTGGCGTGACGACGCCGACCTCGCGCAGGTGTACACCGCATGGGGCGGATACGCCTACGGCCGAGACCTCGACGGCCGGCCGGCGGCCGACGACATGAACCGCCAATACCGGCGCATCGCCGTCGCCGCCAAGAACACCGACACCCGCGAGCACGACATCGCCGACTCCGACGACTACTTCCAATACCACGGCGGCATGGTGGCCACCGTGCGCGCGCTGACCGGGCAGTCCCCGGCTGCCTACATCGGCGACAACACCCGTCCCGACACGATCCGCACACGCACACTCTCGGAAGAGACCATCCGGGTATTCCGTGCCCGGGTGGTCAACCCGCGCTGGATGACGGCGATGCGCCGCCACGGCTACAAGGGCGCGTTCGAAATGGCCGCAACGGTGGACTACCTGTTCGGATACGACGCGACGACGGATGTGATGGCCGACTGGATGTACGAGCAGCTCACCGAGCGCTATGTGCTGGACGCCGAAAACCGCAAATTCATGGCCGAATCCAACCCCTGGGCGCTACACGGGATGGCCGAACGGCTGCTGGAAGCCGTCAGCCGCGGCATGTGGAGCGACCCGCAACCGGCCACCCTCGACGGATTGCGCCAGGTACTGCTGGAAACCGAAGGCGACTTGGAAGGCTAG